In Candidatus Methylomirabilota bacterium, a single window of DNA contains:
- a CDS encoding type II toxin-antitoxin system VapC family toxin gives MTRLVLDCSVAMAWCFESEADRYADAVLEALADGAAVVPALWPLEVANVLVMAERRRRLSRAAAMRFLELVGELPVVVDSPITIGEIPGLLGLATAHQLSAYDAAYLHLAMREQLPLATRDHALRAAARATGVRQFARA, from the coding sequence GTGACCCGGCTCGTTCTGGACTGCTCCGTGGCCATGGCGTGGTGCTTCGAGAGCGAAGCCGATCGGTACGCGGATGCTGTCCTGGAGGCTCTGGCGGACGGGGCGGCGGTGGTCCCCGCGCTGTGGCCACTCGAAGTGGCGAACGTGCTGGTGATGGCCGAACGTCGCCGGCGCCTCAGCCGCGCCGCCGCCATGCGATTTCTCGAGCTGGTCGGCGAGCTACCGGTGGTGGTGGATAGCCCGATCACGATTGGGGAGATCCCCGGCCTTCTGGGGCTGGCCACGGCGCACCAGCTGTCCGCGTATGACGCCGCCTACCTCCATCTGGCGATGCGGGAACAGCTTCCCCTCGCCACCAGGGACCACGCCTTGAGAGCCGCTGCCAGGGCCACCGGGGTCAGGCAGTTCGCGCGCGCCTGA
- a CDS encoding type II toxin-antitoxin system prevent-host-death family antitoxin, whose product MTTVGVYEAKTQLPRLIDEVAKGARVTITKHGVPVAMLVPAAGVRRVALDDVINALQAFRKGRRLGGRSLRALIAQGRR is encoded by the coding sequence ATGACGACGGTAGGAGTGTACGAGGCCAAGACGCAGCTTCCGCGGTTGATCGACGAGGTGGCCAAGGGCGCCCGGGTCACGATCACGAAACACGGCGTCCCGGTCGCCATGCTGGTTCCGGCCGCTGGCGTGCGGCGTGTGGCGCTGGACGATGTCATCAACGCGCTCCAGGCGTTTCGGAAAGGCCGGCGTCTCGGCGGGCGCTCCCTTCGCGCCCTCATCGCCCAGGGGCGGAGGTGA
- a CDS encoding nucleotidyltransferase domain-containing protein, with protein MRIFYPAFDRAGLVRTLQARLDRLGAALPLVRVVLFGSCARGTHTVASDVDLLVVYRGAPRPDAYADVKRALGVPRLEPHLYTEVEYEAARATVDRMTRDGVTLFEQPSRPAASPP; from the coding sequence GTGCGGATCTTCTATCCCGCCTTCGATAGGGCGGGGCTGGTGCGGACGCTCCAGGCGCGGCTCGACCGCCTCGGAGCGGCGCTTCCCCTCGTCAGGGTCGTCCTGTTCGGCTCCTGCGCGCGGGGTACCCACACGGTCGCCAGCGACGTCGACCTGCTCGTCGTCTATCGCGGGGCCCCGCGACCGGACGCCTACGCGGACGTGAAGCGCGCGCTCGGCGTGCCGCGGCTCGAGCCGCACCTCTACACCGAGGTGGAGTACGAGGCGGCGCGGGCAACCGTCGATCGCATGACGCGTGACGGCGTCACGCTCTTCGAGCAGCCCTCCCGCCCGGCGGCCTCGCCTCCGTGA
- a CDS encoding HEPN domain-containing protein, whose translation MERSRDWLDQAEGDLRHARSDLDGGYYEWACFSAQQAAEEAVKAVFQAIGAEAWGHAVADLLTELSQRHAVPDSLVESGLELDKAYIPTRYPNAHPSGSPRTRYTKGEATRLIGHADEIIRFCADLLSRLR comes from the coding sequence GTGGAGCGCAGCCGTGATTGGTTGGACCAGGCGGAAGGCGATCTCCGGCATGCCCGGAGCGACCTGGACGGTGGCTACTACGAATGGGCGTGCTTTTCCGCCCAGCAGGCTGCCGAGGAGGCTGTCAAGGCGGTCTTCCAGGCGATTGGTGCCGAGGCGTGGGGCCACGCGGTGGCCGACCTGCTCACGGAGCTGAGCCAGCGCCACGCCGTTCCCGACTCCCTCGTGGAAAGCGGGCTCGAGCTCGACAAGGCCTACATTCCCACCCGATACCCGAACGCGCATCCGTCGGGTTCACCGCGGACGCGCTACACGAAGGGCGAGGCGACCCGGCTGATCGGCCATGCCGATGAGATCATCAGGTTCTGTGCGGATCTTCTATCCCGCCTTCGATAG
- a CDS encoding type II toxin-antitoxin system VapC family toxin — translation MDLVVDTSAVLAVLLEEPEREALIQLTTGATLCVPPSVPWEVGNALSALVRRRRLTRAHARRVVRSFEAIPLETVGIDLERAVDLASAHGLYAYDGYLLEAARTRRAPLLTLDRALRRAAARVGLSIVEVPS, via the coding sequence ATGGATCTGGTCGTGGACACCTCCGCGGTCCTGGCTGTGCTGCTTGAGGAGCCGGAGCGGGAGGCGCTGATCCAGCTGACGACCGGCGCAACGTTGTGCGTGCCGCCATCCGTTCCGTGGGAGGTGGGAAACGCGCTTTCGGCTCTGGTGCGCCGACGGCGGCTTACCAGAGCGCATGCGCGTCGGGTGGTGCGGTCCTTCGAGGCGATTCCGCTGGAAACTGTGGGGATCGACTTGGAACGGGCGGTTGATCTAGCCAGTGCTCATGGCCTGTATGCCTATGATGGCTACCTGCTCGAAGCCGCCCGCACCCGGCGGGCGCCACTCTTGACACTGGATCGGGCGCTGCGCCGGGCAGCGGCGCGCGTCGGGCTCAGTATTGTGGAGGTCCCATCATGA